A region from the Cherax quadricarinatus isolate ZL_2023a chromosome 44, ASM3850222v1, whole genome shotgun sequence genome encodes:
- the LOC128697449 gene encoding uncharacterized protein has translation MALAIKRRVNTVCIELTRGAVSRPSTTLILPAIIRDTYGIASEDLCGVAVHGASRIFVKFCQASVYEAVVERYQDVTLTVNHSVSVKLNDVSRYYTWVKIRNVPFEADESDLRAAFEKYGTIHTVGRWSERLYAGIPEGTFTLKMTLRQPIPSYVILDDFKSQVMVSYTGQQHTCHLCGAYDHTAAQCEQRQDTSEQEQPHTDAREESAE, from the coding sequence ATGGCGCTGGCTATTAAACGCagagtcaacactgtgtgtatcgAATTGACCCGTGGAGCTGTGTCTAGGCCATCTACAACGTTGATATTGCCGGCAATTATTCGTGACACCTATGGTATTGCCAGTGAGGACTTATGTGGTGTGGCGGTGCATGGAGCGTCCAGGATTTTTGTGAAGTTCTGTCAGGCCAGTGtttatgaggcagtggtggagaggtACCAGGATGTTACCTTAACGGTTAACCATTCAGTGTCTGTGAAGCTCAATGATGTGTCACGATATTATACATGGGTGAAAATCcgtaatgtgccttttgaggccgaTGAATCAGATCTCCGTGCAGCTTTCGAGAAATACGGCACAATACATACGGTGGGAAGGTGGTCTGAGAGGCTGTATGCAGGGATTCCTGAGGGAACCTTCACTCTGAAGATGACACTACGTCAACCGATCCCATCCTACGTCATCTTGGACGACTTCAAGAGCCAGGTGATGGTGTCATACACAGGGCAACAGCATACCTGTCATTTGTGTGGTGCGTATGATCATACTGCAGCTCAGTGTGAGCAACGACAGGACACCAGTGAACAAGAACAGCCACACACGGACGCCAGGGAGGAAAGTGCGGAGTAA